The window CAAAAAACTTATACATAAGCCACACCAGCCATCGTTCGTAGAACCGGTCATACTGCCGTCCCAGCGCCGACACACAGAGCCCCGGGCTGACGGAATTGACGATGACGGGCAGCGTCCCGTCATCCCGTCGGACAAGACTGGCAATATTCTTCACCACATACTCCAACAGCAGCTTCGAAAGGCCATACTGCTTGGGGCCCGTGAAATGGCTCGCGTCGTTCACATGCTCCAGCAACGGACCGTCCGTCCGCAGACTCTCGGCCTTGACCCGGACAAACTGCTGGCTCGACACAAGACTGAGATGTGTAGGCTCCGACGCGGTAGAGCTCTCCCGGAGCTTAGGCAAAAGCAGCAATGCGAGCAGCGAGGTGGACAGAGTATTAACCTGCACCGTCTCTTCCCACCCGTCGCCTGATTGGGCGTAGTTCCTATTCCACAAGCCCGCGTTCAGAAGGGCCACATCCAGCCGCGGCAGCTCGGTGTTGACGCGGCCCGCGAAGCTCTTGACGCTTTGGAAACTGCTCATTTCTAGCTCCCACACCTGAACGGCGCCCGGTCGGTCGGTGCGTGTTTCCAGCTCGGCTTTGACTCGGTTGCCCCGGTCCAGACTGCGGCTTCCGATGATCAGGGACTCTACCCCCAGGTTGAGGTATTTGATGGCGGCCTCGTAGCCCAGCCCGGAGGTGGCGCCGGTGAGGATCACAGTTTTGCCCGCGAAGGAGATGCCGCGTGGGTCTGCGGGTGCGCTGTATTGCATTTTGAGAAGGCGAAAGAGACTGCCCATTTTAGGAGGTGGTTGACGTGTTGAGGGTCGAGTGTTACAGGATGAGCTTTGAGGGCCGGGGATGTAACCAGTCTGGGAAGTCACCTGATTGCCATGCTCATAGTTGAATACGAATATGTTTTGAACGGTTGGGTATTATTCGAGTGTACAATTTATTCAATGTCTTGTATTATTCGCGCGGTTGAGTGTTTGATGCTGCTGAAGACAATATATATCTCCACCGGAGTCGACAACCATCCACACACTCTCTGTCCCTTGAAGGATTCTTCAACCTAGATGACGTGTTATTCTTTGCATGTCACCAGTAGAACCCAAACACTAAATATCAAACACTTGCAAGGCTTAGCTCCAAGAAAAAGCTCTGCCTTGTAACTTAATTGCAGACCCATCCCCAAAATTAATCAGCAATCACATGACGCTATCTGAAAGGAAACAGGCGGTCTCTCAGGTGGTCCAAAAGTAGACAATACCCGATCGATTGGTGTCGCAAAATGTCCCAGCCGAGTACAAGTTTAATGCACCCGGAAGGCCGAACATGGCGGAATCATTTCCCAGAAGGTGATCTCTGGGTCTTCGGTTACGGGTGAGTGGATTGCTGAGATCCGCCAGGAATCGATCGAGTTGGCTAATTCGTCTTCAAGGAGTCTAATCTGGAAGCCACCACCACATTACGGTAGGTCTGACCgtgctctttttttttttggagagAATTAGATATGCATACTGCGCTGCCGGTCTTTCCTGGGGATTCTGTTCCCGCTAATAATCGGGCCTTATAGACCAGCGTGTTCCGGGGTACATCAACGGCTATGTGCGACGATTCTGGCAGGTATGTAGCATTGTTGTTTTGATGTCCATCATGCATGGATTGCAGAAATGAAGAACTGATGCTGACTGGAATTCAAGGCTAGGTATGTTGATGCGTGGTTTGCATATATCCCAATATAAGCTTATGGGAGATAGCACCGATCATCGCGGCACCCCCGAAAAACCCGGGCGCGTAGTGACGGTCATTGAACAGAGCTTCTGGGAGACATTAGATGACCCGGTATGCGATCTATCCGGCTACCAAGCCGACTTGACACTCCGCCTAAAGATAACCACAATCTAACTCTTAACCCACAGCTTGCCCACCTAGAATCAGAATCCGCTTCCACAGGCAAAGTCTGGGGCGCGGCATACCATATCCCCGCCAGCCACGCGGAGGAAGTGCACGACTACCTAGACGAGCGCGAGATCGACGGGTACAGCGCACACTACACGCCCTTCCACGCTGTGTCAGGCAACAAGGCCGCGAACCATAATCCGAGCTCATCGCCGACCATCTGCATGGTCTACATCGGACAGCCGACGAATCCGCAATTCCTGCGCGACCCGGCCCGTCGCGAGCCGCAGGatgtggcggcggtgatcAATGCAGGACACGGGCTGAGTGGCAAGAATACGGAGTATCTGTATttgttggagaaggcgctTGCCGGGCTGGGGTTGGGTACTGCGGATGTGCATGTTGCTGATCTTGTCAAGCGGGTCAAGGCGATTGAGGCTGCGGGGCTGGctgacgaggaagagaaggaggctgAGAGGGACGTGAAGAGGTATTTGAATACTGCCGCGAGGCGGGTGGGGCAtgaaggggaggaggatCGGGGGAAGATAGAGTAGATGGTTGTCAAGGCTCTTCCGAGTGCATATACATAGATTCATGGACAGAGTAGTAAATGGACAGGACAGGAAGAAGCCCCCTGGTTTAGAGTGTGCTGGGGATTTTTTTTCGGcagaaagacaagagacaTTCTGTAAGACGAGACGATAAAAAACAAGAATGATGAATTCACGATTGCAAATGTGCATCTTGATTCTTCATATCGAGCACataagaaagaaagagaaagatcgatagaaaaaagaaaaaacccATCCCAGCACCCAGTACCTACCCAGTATCCCGGATTTGCAGTGCATCAAGTCCCATTTCCATCATGAATCGTCACTTCTTTTTGCAGAGTAGCCAAAGAGAACAGTACGGGAAAAAACAGACGTCAAGGGGGGTATTCGGAGCACACATGAACCCTAGTTGCCTTCAGCCGGGCCAGGGCCATCGCCGTTGTTGTTGCGCCAACCTGCTAAGCGTCATCAGTACTCGAAAGACTTGAGAACCAGGAAAGGGAAgcataccaccaccacctccgaaGCCAGCGTTAGCACCGCCACCTGCAAACGTAGTCTGGGTTAGTCGAGCCGAGACGTCTGCGAATGAAAGAGGGCTCACCGTAGCCACCACCGTaaccgccaccgccgccgccatatccgccagcaccaccgccgccgccgtagTTGTTCTGGTTGTTGTAGCCGCCatatccgccgccgccgccgccgcggttGTATCCGCCACggtcaccaccacctccgaagccgccgccgccgttaTTCTGGTAACCACCGCCAGGCTGGGTGTTGTATCCACCACGGCCCTGGAAGCCACCCTCGTTGCGGTTGGGACGGTCGAATGCCTTGTCGACGCGGATCACACGGCCGTCGAACCTGCGACAGCGATGTTAGGACATTGATGGATTTCAGGTTCAGAAGCCCGCTTACTCTTGGTTGTTCATCGCGTTCATGGCCGCATCGGCCTCTTCATCCGTCGCGAAGCGaacgaagccaaagccacgGCTGCGCAGGGTGGCGCGGTCCTTGACGACAATCTGGAGAAAGCGGAGTCAGATCGGGTACACAAACAAAATAGAACCACGGTTGGTGGGTGTGTGGGGAACACGGACAGCTTCCTGGATCTCGCCGAACTGCTGGAATCCGTCGCGCAGGGTGTCATCGTTGGTGTGCCAGGACAGGCCGCTGCAGGAGTGGACGATCGTGTCAGTGCGCTCATTCTGCGGTGGGGAAAATCTGGGAGAGGGGTCGACGAGAGGGACTCACTGGACGAAAAgtttggacatggtgggtggttgatggTCGATGGACGGGAGTGGAATAGGGCAAAAAAAGCAGTGTCTGAAGAGGAGATGTGAGTGAGTGCGTGATAAGAAGAGGAAATTCAGGCAGTGTGCAGAAGGGACAGTCAGCAGTGTAACCTGTACCCCCGGGCCTTAGGGTTTGTGCGATCAGGCGGGACCGGTGAATGAGCTTACCTAGTTTTGACGTGAGTGATGAGTTGAGTAAGacaggaaaaaaaaagaaggcAGGCGGGGAGGGGAAATGCAGATGGAACTAACGAACTAACCAACTCAGGAATGACCAAACTCTGGTCGAGCAGCCGCTAGCCTCATCGTCTCCTTAAGCGATCGGATTTTGCCCTCATCGCGACATACTGAATCTTGCCCCTCCCCTTGATCTCAGATTCGACCTGTCAACAAACCAAATGGAGGGGCAGGCCCACATGGTCCGTGGGTGGATTAGCCATAGTTTGTTGGAGACTAACGGAGGATCTATACAGCATGCCGACATCAGTGCTGGGATAGTCGCACTTTCCTCTTGATAGTCatgttcttctctctcccatCTTGGTTCACTTCTCTTCTGCCCTTCACCGACCATGAATGCGACCAACCAACATCCGATCTACGCCTGGCTGTCACACGTGCAGGAGGCTGAGCCGGGTAAGCCATTCACCATGCATCATGCCATGCCGACTCTGTAGGGGAAACCCACTGACCAACACTCAGTGGACCACTGGCCACCGCCTCCGAGTCTAGGCATTGGTCACCAAGAACCTCCCAACGAGCTCACCGCTCCATCCAGGATGTGTCTGCGTAATGCACAGCGTGGTTCCAATAGTCGTACTCGAGGAGGCGAGGACACAGAAAAGCCCCCAGGGCAGCAATACGGACGGAAAGCCAGACACAAGACCCGGGAAGATCGGTACGAGTACAAAGCTCCCACCTCGGCAGCAAAGCGTGTatcggagacggagagacCCAGACCGaagcgacagcgacgaggcaGAAAACACACCCTGAACGATGATTTTCAAGCGGCCAACGTCGTTCATTCGCGGCTGACGGTGAGCACCAGCACGACCCTTGCTTCCGGTCTCTAATCTTTGCACAGCTCCATCAAATTCCGAACATGGGATTTTTCAACAAGGGAAAGACATCGTCACCAGTCAACCCTCGAGCAGGTGAGTTCGCAGTCTGTTCGTCTGCGATGATTGATACTCATTTCGTGTTGTAGCCCCGGATACAATGATGTTTTCCGAGACGAATTTCCTGGCACCAAGGAAAGACTATGAGATGAAACCCACGTCTTCTGTCATCCGGCGCAGTtcgaagaaacagaaggGGAAGCAAACCCAGCTCCATCAGCATCCAGTTGAATACAAATTCTCAACTCCCAACAACAGCAAAAGGGGAGCAGAATCGCCGTTGAGTCGCTGGTGGTCTGCTGTCAACGATCCGCGACTACAAGCTCATGATCTTCGCCAGCAACTTCCATCGGATCAAAATCGAGATGGAGTTCGAATTCTCGAGTCTCTCTCGTCGCATGTGCCCCAACGGTCgaagcaggagaaggacAGAGGAAAAGTCATTCAAGATGCCTGTATTGGCAGGCCCTACACCTGGTCGGATAGCGCGCACAGTACTCAGGGCTACGCATTGCAAGAGCATCTGCTCAATATTCTCCACTGTGGTCTGGACATCTCCGGTGTCAGAGAGAAAAGCCCACTGCCGCATGCTTCAAGAGAGTACTTGGATCTCGAGTGCTTGAAGGGCATAATGAAAGAGAGACAAAGGGACTGGAACACATCTTCTAGCAACGATGGTCCAGATGCTAGAAGAGGCCCGATGGCTCCAAGGCAACGCAGGCTTTCCTCCATCCGTTCCTGTAAGACTGTTTCGACTCGGGTGTTCCGCGCCGAGCAAAATGACGAAACCAATGCCAATCCTGGAGAACCTTCAAGAGCAGACCAGCTTGACTATATCGACACTTTGCAAAATCGCGGTGTGGAAGGAGAGCATAACCTGCCCGACACGGGGTTTGCAATTGACACTCCTCGAGATATGCGGAACAGGCCACAAACCCCGCAGGACTGGGAACAAGGGCCAGGAAGGATATTGAATGACACAAAGGAGGAATATTCCTTCCGGAGAACATTTGACACTTTGAGAGATCCTGATGGCAATGCGGATCGCCGAATTGGCTCTCCATATCTGTCACACTCTCATCGGGGAGAGATTGGAGACCTTCAATCATCTTCCCTTTCCCGTTTTTCCAACCCGCCATTGGGGTCAGAGTTGGCTGAACTCATTCTCAGTCATGGCGATGAAGCGTTCTGGCATACCCTCGATACGGCCTATGCAATGGTCAACTCGGAGCATATTGACCAAAGGGTTTCTCGCCGCGACTTCGGTGCAAGTGATATTTTGCCTCGGGCTCAAGACTTAACGAGGTCTGATCCTCAAGAAGCAGCACTTCTTGGCTTGCTTGACGCATCACAGACTGCGCGGGTGGCCACCATGAACTCGGGTCATTCAGCCCTGCTTTCCCCCCATGCTCATGGCGAATATGTTACTGAACCGGATGAAGTGAACCGTCTTCACGGGCAGGTGCCGTTAGATGATGGAGGACGGGAAGAAGCAGCTCATGCACCGCGGCTGAATAGGCCGATTCATCCAGATGCCTTTGCGACAGCATTGCAAATGGAGCTGGGAGTAGTGTCGAAAATGTCGTGGTTGTGGCGAAGAAACCAACTATACTGATTCGGGCTTCGTTTTGTTGAGCCTGGGAAAATTTTCGGTATCCAGAGATTATCTTTTCTGTCGGTACCTCACCATCAATATTTATTGAGCGTGCGTCGATCACTGATTACGGGCAACACAAATAACCCTTGGATTGAATTTGAGTTACTTTTACGTCTTGCTACTAGATGACCACAAACCAATTATTGTCAAGACCACCCGCTCTCTAGTATTGGTTATTTTCGAAACACTGACTTCCGTACCAAAGCTGCCGCGTATGTTTCATTATTGGACCCCAAATCTCAGCGCTGGATTCCAGCCGTTATTGCGCTAAGGTGCCGATCCTGTTTCCAACAACTTGTCTCGCTGATTTATTGGCTGTCGTCTCGGTCCGGCCTAACCACACGATTAAGGTTTCCGACGAAACAGCAACGGAATGATTCCCGTGATTATGAACTACCTGATTCGAGGAAAGCTTTTGATAGTTGAATTGCGAACGCTCGAAAGCTTTTCCTAGCCTGGACTAGCTCCAGCATTCTGGCGGCTGACAGAGGCCGCTAAACTGATTGGGGCTAGGATCGGCGTGTTTAGTGCGTGTCTAGATTAACGGTTTGCTTTGACGAGAAAACCGGTGGGACGGTCGAAGTCGCAAGTTTGAGAACGAATTATTCGTTCCACGGAGTATAGATGGGAGGAATACTTTGGGGATGCAGGGATATCTGTCAATTCTGGAATATTCGATCCTTCCACGTGCATTCATCAAAGGCATCACGACTGTCCTACTCGGGAAGTAGAAACGGCA of the Penicillium psychrofluorescens genome assembly, chromosome: 1 genome contains:
- a CDS encoding uncharacterized protein (ID:PFLUO_000403-T1.cds;~source:funannotate); protein product: MGSLFRLLKMQYSAPADPRGISFAGKTVILTGATSGLGYEAAIKYLNLGVESLIIGSRSLDRGNRVKAELETRTDRPGAVQVWELEMSSFQSVKSFAGRVNTELPRLDVALLNAGLWNRNYAQSGDGWEETVQVNTLSTSLLALLLLPKLRESSTASEPTHLSLVSSQQFVRVKAESLRTDGPLLEHVNDASHFTGPKQYGLSKLLLEYVVKNIASLVRRDDGTLPVIVNSVSPGLCVSALGRQYDRFYERWLVWLMYKFFARTTEQGSRSLVSATIQGVESQGKCWRSDGYIDESTALTTGSEGKQFQDKAWAEIMDVLETQAPEVKSIVQL
- a CDS encoding uncharacterized protein (ID:PFLUO_000404-T1.cds;~source:funannotate), translated to MGDSTDHRGTPEKPGRVVTVIEQSFWETLDDPLAHLESESASTGKVWGAAYHIPASHAEEVHDYLDEREIDGYSAHYTPFHAVSGNKAANHNPSSSPTICMVYIGQPTNPQFLRDPARREPQDVAAVINAGHGLSGKNTEYLYLLEKALAGLGLGTADVHVADLVKRVKAIEAAGLADEEEKEAERDVKRYLNTAARRVGHEGEEDRGKIE
- a CDS encoding uncharacterized protein (ID:PFLUO_000405-T1.cds;~source:funannotate), with product MSKLFVHGLSWHTNDDTLRDGFQQFGEIQEAIVVKDRATLRSRGFGFVRFATDEEADAAMNAMNNQEFDGRVIRVDKAFDRPNRNEGGFQGRGGYNTQPGGGYQNNGGGGFGGGGDRGGYNRGGGGGGYGGYNNQNNYGGGGGAGGYGGGGGGYGGGYGGGANAGFGGGGGWRNNNGDGPGPAEGN
- a CDS encoding uncharacterized protein (ID:PFLUO_000406-T1.cds;~source:funannotate); translated protein: MNATNQHPIYAWLSHVQEAEPVDHWPPPPSLGIGHQEPPNELTAPSRMCLRNAQRGSNSRTRGGEDTEKPPGQQYGRKARHKTREDRYEYKAPTSAAKRVSETERPRPKRQRRGRKHTLNDDFQAANVVHSRLTVSTSTTLASGL
- a CDS encoding uncharacterized protein (ID:PFLUO_000407-T1.cds;~source:funannotate) translates to MMFSETNFLAPRKDYEMKPTSSVIRRSSKKQKGKQTQLHQHPVEYKFSTPNNSKRGAESPLSRWWSAVNDPRLQAHDLRQQLPSDQNRDGVRILESLSSHVPQRSKQEKDRGKVIQDACIGRPYTWSDSAHSTQGYALQEHLLNILHCGLDISGVREKSPLPHASREYLDLECLKGIMKERQRDWNTSSSNDGPDARRGPMAPRQRRLSSIRSCKTVSTRVFRAEQNDETNANPGEPSRADQLDYIDTLQNRGVEGEHNLPDTGFAIDTPRDMRNRPQTPQDWEQGPGRILNDTKEEYSFRRTFDTLRDPDGNADRRIGSPYLSHSHRGEIGDLQSSSLSRFSNPPLGSELAELILSHGDEAFWHTLDTAYAMVNSEHIDQRVSRRDFGASDILPRAQDLTRSDPQEAALLGLLDASQTARVATMNSGHSALLSPHAHGEYVTEPDEVNRLHGQVPLDDGGREEAAHAPRLNRPIHPDAFATALQMELGVVSKMSWLWRRNQLY